The following proteins are co-located in the Triticum aestivum cultivar Chinese Spring chromosome 1A, IWGSC CS RefSeq v2.1, whole genome shotgun sequence genome:
- the LOC123056197 gene encoding NAC domain-containing protein 35 yields the protein MSRDIDEGSVSAATAGGEGGEVGDEPVAGVSDEAAVDSHENDLVMPGFRFHPTEEELIEFYLRRKVEGRRFNVELITFLDLYRFDPWELPAMAVIGEKEWFFYVPRDRKYRNGDRPNRVTASGYWKATGADRMIRGENSRPIGLKKTLVFYSGKAPKGVRSSWIMNEYRLPPPTTDADLFYKSEISLCRVYKRSGIDDGHGRPSSSNAQAASARPGTSRTIIPPAGQQVSSPSSTPLSPTQQPSFHGILGQGECSSAPLPAIMDQATPHNNAPQLHQPRPPPPPRASAFASAMSSTMSVAPGARGCTYSLMALADAPMMGSSSTPGDELSRLVGHSQAYPNHPAVGSHFLPSPSSSQIPPLGEMPVSPADKLWDWIHPDTSGSRDYGSSSFK from the exons ATGAGCAGAGACATCGACGAAGGGAGCGTTTCGGCGGCGACAgcaggaggagaaggaggggaaGTGGGTGACGAGCCGGTGGCCGGCGTCAGCGACGAGGCGGCAGTCGACTCGCACGAGAACGACTTGGTGATGCCGGGGTTCCGGTTCCACCCGACGGAGGAGGAGCTGATCGAGTTCTACCTCCGGCGCAAGGTGGAGGGCCGGCGCTTCAACGTCGAGCTCATCACCTTCCTCGATCTCTACCGCTTTGACCCATGGGAGCTCCCCG CAATGGCGGTGATTGGGGAGAAGGAGTGGTTCTTCTACGTGCCCCGGGACCGCAAGTACCGGAACGGCGACCGGCCGAACCGGGTGACGGCGTCGGGGTACTGGAAGGCGACGGGGGCCGACAGGATGATCCGCGGCGAGAACAGCCGGCCCATCGGCCTCAAGAAGACGCTCGTCTTCTACTCCGGCAAGGCCCCCAAGGGCGTCCGCAGCAGCTGGATCATGAACGAGtaccgcctcccgccgcccaccaccGACGCGGATCTCTTCTACAAG TCCGAGATCTCGCTCTGCCGCGTGTACAAGCGCTCCGGCATCGACGACGGCCACGGGAGGCCCTCCTCCAGCAACGCCCAAGCGGCCTCGGCGAGGCCGGGCACCTCACGCACCATTATTCCGCCGGCTGGCCAGCAGGTATCATCACCGTCGTCCACGCCGCTGTCACCGACGCAGCAGCCCAGCTTCCACGGCATACTCGGCCAAGGCGAGTGCTCGTCGGCGCCGCTGCCAGCCATCATGGACCAGGCCACCCCGCACAATAATGCTCCGCAGCTGCATCAgccgcggcctcctcctcccccgagGGCGAGCGCCTTTGCGTCGGCGATGAGCTCAACGATGTCGGTTGCGCCGGGCGCGAGGGGCTGCACGTACTCGCTCATGGCCCTGGCAGACGCACCCATGATGGGCAGCAGTTCCACGCCGGGGGACGAGCTGAGCCGGCTGGTGGGCCACAGCCAGGCCTACCCTAACCACCCGGCCGTCGGCAGCCACTTCCTCCCCTCACCGTCGTCGTCGCAAATTCCGCCCCTCGGAGAGATGCCGGTGTCGCCGGCCGACAAGCTTTGGGATTGGATCCACCCTGACACCTCAGGCAGCAGGGACTACGGAAGTTCTAGTTTTAAATGA